Proteins encoded together in one Psychrobacter sanguinis window:
- a CDS encoding sulfate ABC transporter substrate-binding protein, producing MANTVSSNAYPVSVSLKQWATIVTLSTLTLGLTACGNQKQQSTVTNSDGSVTTIDNKDVQLLNVSYDISRDFYKDYNPLFVKHYKAQHPGSNISISQSHGGSSKQALSVANGLQADVVTMNQGSDIELLQKKGLVANDWNKAFTNNAVPFTSTTVFLVREGNPKQIKDWSDLAKPGVEIVIANPKASGSGRYSFLGAYGYGLHQFNNDEAKTQDFMKQLLGNVKVYENGGRAATTTFMQRNIGDVLITFENEANLSATKFGKGQVQIVYPSYTIQSETPVAVVKAVTDKKGTTEAATEYLNYLWSDEAQQLAADLYMRPTNPKILAANTDKLPAIETFRTNDVFGTWDEVMTKYFKEGGVFDQLAQTKTQ from the coding sequence ATGGCCAATACCGTATCTTCTAATGCATACCCCGTGTCAGTGTCGCTAAAGCAGTGGGCCACTATCGTTACCTTGAGCACATTAACGCTGGGGCTGACCGCTTGTGGCAATCAAAAGCAGCAAAGCACCGTGACCAACAGCGATGGCAGCGTTACCACCATTGATAACAAAGATGTACAGCTGTTAAACGTCTCTTATGATATTTCGCGTGACTTTTATAAAGACTACAATCCGCTGTTTGTGAAGCATTATAAGGCGCAGCATCCGGGTAGCAATATCAGCATTAGTCAGTCACATGGTGGCTCAAGCAAGCAGGCGTTATCTGTGGCAAATGGACTTCAAGCTGATGTGGTCACCATGAACCAAGGCTCTGATATTGAGCTGTTGCAGAAAAAAGGCCTAGTGGCGAATGACTGGAATAAAGCCTTTACCAATAACGCGGTGCCATTTACCAGTACCACTGTGTTTTTGGTACGTGAAGGCAACCCCAAGCAGATTAAAGATTGGAGCGATTTGGCCAAACCTGGGGTAGAGATCGTTATCGCCAACCCCAAAGCATCAGGCAGTGGTCGTTATAGCTTTTTAGGCGCCTATGGCTATGGTTTACATCAGTTCAATAATGATGAAGCCAAGACCCAAGACTTTATGAAGCAGCTTTTGGGCAACGTCAAGGTCTATGAAAATGGCGGCCGTGCGGCTACTACCACATTTATGCAGCGTAATATCGGAGACGTACTGATTACGTTTGAAAACGAAGCCAATTTATCAGCAACCAAATTTGGTAAAGGTCAGGTACAAATTGTCTATCCAAGCTACACCATCCAGTCTGAGACCCCAGTGGCAGTGGTCAAAGCAGTGACCGATAAAAAAGGCACTACTGAGGCAGCCACTGAGTACCTAAATTACCTGTGGAGCGATGAAGCCCAACAGTTAGCCGCTGATCTGTATATGCGTCCTACCAATCCTAAAATCTTGGCCGCCAACACTGATAAGCTTCCGGCCATTGAGACCTTCCGTACTAATGACGTGTTTGGCACTTGGGATGAGGTAATGACCAAATACTTTAAAGAGGGCGGTGTTTTTGATCAGCTGGCTCAAACCAAAACTCAGTAA
- a CDS encoding sulfate ABC transporter substrate-binding protein, with protein sequence MTIKFGQTPFAQASFCKAAKLASITTVATLALGLSACGNQKEEAKTDAAGNTTAASADAKDIELLNVSYDVARDFYKDYNPMFVKHYQAEHPGSNITIKQSHGGSSKQALSVANGLQADVATMNQGSDIELLQKKGLVADNWTDAFPDYSVPFTSTIVFLVRKNNPKNITTWEDLTKPGVEIVMANPKVTGNGRYAFLGAYGYGLHTFNKDENKTNAFVRDVLKNVKVYENGGRAATTTFVQRNIGDVLITFENESNLAATQFGKGKVDIVYPKYSIKSESPVAVVNAVTDKKGTTEAATEYLKYLWSDEAQQLAADLYLRPSVKSVLDANSDKLPPVDTFRPNDVFGTWDEIMDKFFSDGGVFDQLAFNAPK encoded by the coding sequence ATGACTATTAAATTCGGCCAAACTCCTTTTGCTCAAGCCTCTTTCTGTAAGGCAGCCAAGCTGGCTTCAATTACCACCGTAGCGACTTTGGCGTTGGGTCTAAGTGCCTGTGGTAACCAAAAAGAAGAGGCTAAGACTGATGCGGCCGGTAATACCACGGCAGCTTCAGCAGATGCCAAAGACATTGAACTGCTAAACGTCTCATATGATGTGGCACGTGACTTCTACAAAGACTACAACCCGATGTTTGTTAAGCACTATCAAGCTGAGCATCCTGGGTCTAACATTACTATTAAACAGTCGCATGGTGGCTCAAGCAAACAGGCATTATCGGTAGCCAATGGTCTACAAGCCGATGTGGCAACCATGAACCAAGGCTCTGACATTGAGCTGCTACAGAAAAAAGGCTTAGTAGCCGACAACTGGACCGATGCTTTCCCTGATTACTCAGTGCCTTTCACCAGTACCATTGTGTTCTTAGTCCGTAAAAACAACCCAAAAAATATCACAACATGGGAAGACTTAACCAAGCCAGGTGTTGAGATCGTAATGGCCAATCCAAAAGTCACGGGGAATGGTCGCTATGCTTTCTTAGGTGCTTATGGCTACGGTCTACATACTTTCAATAAAGATGAGAATAAGACCAATGCATTTGTTAGAGATGTATTGAAGAATGTCAAAGTATATGAAAACGGCGGTCGTGCAGCGACTACGACGTTTGTACAGCGCAATATCGGTGATGTGCTGATTACCTTTGAAAACGAATCAAACTTAGCGGCCACTCAATTTGGTAAAGGCAAAGTAGACATCGTTTATCCTAAATATTCTATTAAGTCTGAAAGCCCAGTCGCCGTGGTAAATGCAGTGACTGACAAAAAAGGCACGACAGAAGCCGCCACAGAATACTTGAAATACTTATGGAGTGATGAGGCGCAGCAGCTAGCAGCAGATCTATACTTACGTCCTAGCGTGAAGTCAGTACTGGATGCCAATAGCGACAAGCTACCACCAGTTGATACCTTCCGTCCAAATGATGTGTTTGGTACCTGGGATGAGATCATGGACAAATTCTTCAGCGATGGTGGTGTGTTTGACCAACTAGCGTTTAATGCTCCTAAATAA